One window of the Eucalyptus grandis isolate ANBG69807.140 chromosome 6, ASM1654582v1, whole genome shotgun sequence genome contains the following:
- the LOC104453759 gene encoding pentatricopeptide repeat-containing protein At3g29230, with protein MGYAHHVFDRILDPNVALWNAMLRGCSQNELNREVVLLFRRMRSVGVMPNCFTFPVVLKSCGKINALTEGREVHCFVIKSGFKENPFVGTTLIEMYSSGGEAGPAYKAFGEMIERNVVTWTSMVNGYLLCGDVVSARHLFDLAPERDIVLWNTMISGYIEKGDMVAVWRLFDSMPSWDVMSWNTMLSGYANNGDLDACEVMFDEMPERNIFSWNGLIGGYARSGNFLQVLATFKRMLIEGTVSPNDATLVTVLSACARLGALDLGKWVHVYAEGHGYGEHTYVVNALIDMYAKCGTVKNALNVFINMCAKDLISWNTIINGLAIHGCGADALSLFQQMKRAGVKPDGITFIGILCACTHMGMVADGFSYFQSMIDDYSLVPQMEHYGCMVDLLARAGLLVQAVEFVDSMPIKADAVIWATLLGACRLHKNVDLAELALHRLSELEPGNPANYVMLSNIYGDIGKWKDVARLKVAMKDTGRRKLPGCSLIEVNDDIVEFYSLDERHPDSDEIYEALDGLIKLSRSSGHSSELTVFEQ; from the coding sequence ATGGGGTATGCCCATCACGTGTTCGACCGAATTCTCGACCCGAATGTTGCTCTCTGGAACGCCATGCTCAGGGGGTGTTCCCAGAATGAATTGAACAGGGAGGTCGTTCTATTGTTCCGTCGAATGAGGAGCGTGGGCGTGATGCCCAATTGCTTCACTTTCCCTGTCGTGCTCAAATCTTGCGGCAAGATTAATGCTTTGACGGAAGGCCGGGAAGTGCATTGTTTTGTGATCAAGTCTGGTTTTAAAGAAAATCCTTTTGTGGGCACCACCTTGATTGAAATGTACTCAAGTGGGGGAGAAGCTGGTCCTGCTTACAAGGCCTTTGGTGAGATGATTGAGAGGAATGTTGTCACGTGGACTTCGATGGTGAATGGATACCTCCTGTGTGGAGATGTAGTTTCAGCAAGGCATCTGTTCGACTTGGCTCCTGAACGTGACATAGTGTTATGGAACACCATGATCTCTGGTTATATTGAAAAAGGGGACATGGTGGCTGTGTGGAGGCTTTTCGATTCCATGCCCAGTTGGGATGTTATGTCGTGGAACACTATGTTAAGTGGTTATGCTAATAATGGGGATCTCGATGCTTGTGAAGTGATGTTTGACGAGATGCCTGAACGGAATATTTTCTCATGGAATGGCTTGATTGGAGGATATGCCCGTAGTGGTAATTTCTTGCAAGTCTTAGCCACTttcaagagaatgttgattgAAGGCACTGTGAGCCCTAATGATGCCACTCTTGTGACTGTTTTGTCTGCATGTGCTAGATTAGGAGCTCTTGATTTGGGTAAGTGGGTACATGTTTATGCCGAGGGCCATGGATATGGCGAGCATACATATGTTGTAAATGCTCTGATCGACATGTATGCAAAATGTGGGACTGTAAAGAATGCCCTTAATGTGTTCATCAATATGTGTGCAAAGGACTTGATTTCATGGAATACCATAATAAATGGTTTGGCAATCCATGGCTGTGGAGCTGATGCCTTGAGTTTGTTCCAGCAGATGAAACGTGCTGGAGTTAAACCAGATGGAATCACATTCATAGGCATCTTGTGTGCCTGCACACATATGGGAATGGTGGCGGATGGTTTCTCATACTTTCAGTCCATGATTGATGATTACTCGCTAGTGCCTCAAATGGAACATTACGGCTGTATGGTTGATTTGCTTGCTCGAGCTGGTCTTTTGGTCCAGGCTGTTGAGTTTGTGGATTCGATGCCCATAAAAGCCGATGCTGTAATCTGGGCTACTTTGCTTGGAGCCTGTCGGCTACATAAAAATGTTGACTTGGCCGAATTAGCCCTCCATCGGTTAAGTGAACTTGAACCTGGAAATCCTGCCAATTATGTTATGCTTTCAAATATATACGGGGACATTGGAAAGTGGAAGGATGTGGCAAGATTGAAAGTTGCAATGAAAGATACTGGGCGTAGAAAACTTCCTGGATGTAGCTTGATTGAGGTCAACGATGATATTGTTGAGTTCTATTCCCTGGATGAGAGGCATCCTGATAGTGACGAAATATATGAAGCTTTGGACGGTTTGATAAAACTATCAAGGTCATCTGGGCATTCATCTGAGCTAACTGTGTTTGAGCAGTGA
- the LOC104455672 gene encoding pentatricopeptide repeat-containing protein At3g29230-like codes for MTTSIKSCYFLSSESICIGSSNKTCSASTKRLAFAPKIGKLFSYFLQKLPHRLLEKQLIALLQSCRTKKQLHQIHAQVFCHGLERNHYVAPKIITTCAQLKEMGHAHKAFDHILDPNVSLWNAMFRGYSQNELNREVVRLFSQMRSMGVMPNCFTFPVVLKSCGKINALMEGQEVHCFVMKSGFKDDPFVGTTLIEMYSTGGKAGTAYKAFGEMLERNVVAWTLMIHGYISCGDVGSARHLFDMAPERDIVLWNTMISGYIKAGDMAAARELFNAMPNRDVMSWNTMLNGYANNGDLDACEMMFEEMPERNIFSWNGLIGGYALNGNFLRVLATFKRMLIEGTVSPNDATLMTVLSACGRLGSLDLGKWVHVYAESHGYGGNTYVVNALIDMYAKCGTVENALYVFVNMSTKDLISWNTVINGLAIHGRGADALSLFEQMKRAGVKPDGITFIGVLCACTHMGMVADGFSHFQSMIDDYSLVPRMEHYGCMVDLLARAGLLVQAVEFVNKMPVKADAVIWATLLGACRLHKNVDLAEVALHQLNELEPGNPTNYVTLSNIYRDVGKWKDVARLKAAMKDTGRRKLPGCSLIEVNDDIVEFYSLDERHPDGHEIYEALDGLIKLSRSSGYESDLTSFEQ; via the coding sequence ATGACCACATCGATCAAAAGCTGCTACTTCTTGAGTTCTGAATCTATTTGTATAGGAAGCTCAAACAAGACCTGTTCAGCATCGACCAAAAGACTGGCCTTTGCGCCAAAAATAGGGAAGCTATTTTCCTATTTCCTTCAGAAGCTCCCTCATCGTCTGTTGGAAAAACAATTAATAGCCCTGTTACAGTCATGTAGGACCAAGAAACAACttcatcaaatccatgcccAGGTTTTCTGTCATGGCCTTGAACGAAACCATTATGTCGCTCCCAAAATCATCACAACTTGTGCTCAGCTCAAGGAAATGGGACACGCCCATAAAGCCTTCGACCACATTCTCGACCCGAATGTTTCACTCTGGAACGCCATGTTCAGGGGGTACTCTCAAAATGAATTGAACAGGGAGGTCGTTCGTTTGTTCAGTCAAATGAGAAGCATGGGCGTGATGCCTAACTGCTTCACTTTCCCTGTTGTGCTTAAATCCTGTGGCAAGATCAACGCTTTAATGGAAGGCCAGGAAGTGCATTGTTTTGTGATGAAGTCCGGTTTTAAAGACGACCCTTTTGTAGGTACCACCTTGATTGAAATGTACTCAACCGGGGGAAAAGCTGGTACTGCTTACAAGGCCTTTGGCGAGATGCTCGAGAGGAATGTCGTTGCATGGACCTTGATGATCCATGGGTACATCTCGTGTGGAGATGTAGGCTCAGCGAGGCATCTGTTCGACATGGCTCCTGAACGTGACATAGTGTTGTGGAACACCATGATCTCCGGTTATATAAAAGCTGGGGACATGGCGGCTGCACGGGAGCTCTTCAATGCCATGCCCAATCGGGATGTTATGTCGTGGAACACTATGTTAAATGGTTATGCTAATAATGGTGATCTAGATGCTTGTGAAATGATGTTTGAAGAGATGCCTGAACGAAACATTTTCTCATGGAACGGCTTGATTGGAGGATATGCCCTCAATGGCAATTTCTTGCGAGTCTTGGCTACTTTCAAGAGAATGTTAATTGAAGGCACTGTGAGCCCAAACGATGCCACTCTAATGACTGTTTTGTCTGCGTGCGGTAGACTAGGATCTCTTGATTTGGGTAAGTGGGTACATGTATATGCCGAGAGCCATGGATATGGCGGGAATACATATGTTGTCAATGCTTTGATCGACATGTATGCGAAATGCGGGACGGTAGAGAATGCCCTTTATGTGTTCGTCAATATGAGCACGAAGGACTTGATTTCTTGGAATACCGTAATAAATGGTTTGGCAATCCATGGCCGTGGGGCTGACGCCTTGAGTTTGTTCGAGCAGATGAAACGTGCTGGAGTAAAACCAGATGGAATCACATTCATAGGCGTCTTGTGTGCCTGCACGCATATGGGAATGGTTGCAGATGGTTTCTCGCACTTCCAGTCCATGATCGATGATTACTCGCTTGTGCCTCGAATGGAGCATTATGGCTGCATGGTCGATTTGCTTGCTCGAGCTGGACTTTTGGTCCAGGCTGTTGAATTTGTGAACAAGATGCCCGTAAAAGCCGATGCTGTAATCTGGGCTACCTTGCTCGGAGCCTGCCGGCTACATAAAAATGTTGACTTGGCTGAAGTAGCCCTCCATCAGTTAAATGAACTTGAACCAGGAAATCCCACCAATTACGTTACGCTTTCGAATATATACAGGGATGTCGGAAAGTGGAAGGATGTGGCAAGATTGAAAGCTGCAATGAAAGATACCGGGCGTAGAAAACTTCCTGGATGTAGCTTGATTGAGGTCAATGATGATATTGTTGAGTTCTATTCCCTGGATGAGAGGCATCCTGATGGTCATGAAATATACGAAGCCTTGGACGGTTTAATAAAACTATCAAGGTCATCTGGGTATGAATCTGACTTAACTTCGTTTGAGCAGTGA